GGCGGGTGAAGCGGTCGAAGACCCGCTCGCGGTCCGCGGGTGGGATGCCCGGTCCGTCGTCGGTCACCGTCACCCGGTGGTACGCGCCCTCCGTCCCGACGGCGAGCACCACCCGGGTACGCGCGTGCCGCACCGCGTTGTCCACCACATTGGTGAGCACCCGGCGCAGTTCGTCGGGGTGCCCGACGGTCCACAGCGGCTCGCCGGGTGGCTCCACCCGCACCGGCGGCGACGGATAGCGGGCGGCGACCGTCGCGATCAGGTCGCCCAGCTCGACCGGGCCGACGGCCCGGGCCCCCACGCCGGCCGCGCCGCTGGACGCCGAGGCCGCGCCGGTGGACGGGGCCGCGTCGGACTCGTCGAGGCGGGCGAGCAGCAGCAGGTCGTCCACGAGGCGGCTCAGCCGTTCGGTGTCGGCGAGCAGGTTGTCGGTGACCGCCGCCCAGTCTGTCCGGTCGCCGAGACGCTGGGCGACCTCCAGCTCCGTACGGATGTTGGTGACCGGGCTGCGCAGCTCGTGCGCGGCGTCGGCGACGAACGCCCGCTGCCGCTGCCGGGCCGACTCCAGCCGGTCCAGCATCCCGTTGAGGGTGACCGCGAGCCGGTGCACCTCGTCCCGGGAGGCGGGCACCGGCAGCCGGCCCGGGCCGGCCCGCCCGGTGATCTCCTCGGCGCCCCGACGCAGGGCCTCGACCGGTCGCAGGGTGGCGCCGACCACCCGCCAGGCGACGGCGGCGAGCACCGCCACCAGCAGCGGGAAGCTGACCAGGAGGATGGTGCCGACCACGTGCGTGCTGTGCCGGACGTCGCTCAGCGACTTCGCGACCAGCACGGTGAGCGGGTCGGCGGCGGTCCCCGCGGGCACCGTCACCACCCGTACCGGACCGGCGAGCCCGACCCGCTCCCCCGACACGACCAGCCGCTGCCGCTGGTCCGGCTCCAGTCGTTCGGCGCGGACCATCGGCACGAGCCGGTCCGCGTCGATCGACGCGGCCCGCACCCGGCCCTGGGCGTCGACGACCTGCACCCGGAGTTGCCCACCGGCGACCGGCAGCGGGTCGGGCAGCGCGTCCTCGGCGGCGAGCAGCGCGACCGCGTCGGCGGTGCGGAACGCCTCGTTGTCCACACTGCGCTGCAACACGAACCCGAGGACACCGATCAGCACCAGCCCACCGAGGGCCAGCCCGACGGAGAGGCCGAGCACGCCGATCGCCATGAGCCGCCCGCGCAGCCCGAGGGCGGGCAGGTGGGGGCGCGGCAGCGGCCTCACGTGGCGAGCCGGTAGCCGGCGCCGCGGACCGTCTCCAGGCGCTCCCGGCCGATCTTGCGGCGGAGGTAGCCGACGTACACCTCGACGGCGTTCGGGGCGGTCTCCACGCTGGCGTCCCACACGTGGTCCAGCAGCTCGGTCTTGGAGACCACCTCGCCGGGGCGGCGCATGAGGTAGTCGAGCAGCGCGAACTCGCGGGCGGTCAGGGCGACCTCGACGTCGGCGCGGGTCACCCGCCGCCGGGCGGGGTCGAGTCGCAGGTCACCGACCGCGAGCACGGTCGGGCGCTCGGGTGCGCCCCGACGCAGCAGGGCACGCAGCCGGGCCAGCAGCACCACGTACGAGAAGGGCTTCGTCAGGTAGTCGTCGGCGCCGCAGTCCAGGCCGTCGGCCTGGTCGTACTCGCCGTCCTTGGCCGAGAGCATGAGCACCGGGATCCAGTGCTCCTCGGCGCGCAGCCGGCGGACCACCTCGTAGCCGGACAGGCCGGGCAGCATGACGTCGAGGATCATGGCGTCGTAGCCGCCGCCGCGCGCGGCGTCCAGGCCGGCCGGACCGGTCGGGGCGACATCGACGGCGAAGCCCTCCGCCTGGAGGCCCCGTTGCAGGGCGGCCGCGAGCCGCGCCTCGTCCTCCACCACCAGCAGCCGCACGAGGTCAAGGGTGCCACCCGATCGCATACCGATACCGGCGTCCTCAGCGCCCTCACAGCCACCACCGGGCAGGATGGGGTCTGGAGGTGCCTGATGTCCGTCCTGAAGAGTCGTCCCGTCCTGCGTTGGGTGGTGCCCGCGGTCGCCGCCGCCACCGTGATCGGCGGTGGCGCCGCCATCGGCACGTTCGCCGCCGAGGCGGAGCCGAGCCTGCCGCCGCGTACGGCCGCCCAACTCCTCGTCGACCTGCAGACGGCCCAGCTGGACGGGCTGTCCGGCACGGTCGTCCAGCGGGCCGACCTCGGTCTGCCGCCGATCGCCGGCCTGCTGGGCGGCACCAACGACCTGACCGCCCTGGTGACCGGCACGCACACCCTGCGGGTGTGGCACTCCGGGCCGGACAAGCAGCGGATCGCCCTGCTGGACACGCTCGGCGAGAAGAACGTGGTCCGCAACGGCCGCGACCTGTGGACGTGGGACAGCCGGCGCAAGGAGGCGAGCCACCGGTTGCTCGGCACCGGCGCCGGCGAGCGGGGCGCCCACGAGGGCGGGGCGCCCGAGGTGCCGCTGACCCCGCAGGAGGCCGCCGACAAGGCGTTGGCCGCCGTCGACCCGAGCACCGCGGTCAGCGTCGGCCGGGCCGCGACGGTGGCCGGGCGGGACGCGTACGAGCTGGTGCTGGAGCCGCGGGACAAGACGTCGCTGGTGCACCAGCTGCGGGTCGCCATCGACGCCCGCGAGCACGTGCCGCTGCGGTTCGAGGTCTTCGCCACCGGCAGTGACCAGCCGGCGTTCGAGGTGGCGTTCACGCAGGTCGACTTCCGCCGGCCGGACGCCGACCAGTTCTCGTTCAACCCGCCGCCCGGCGTGACGGTGCGGGAGGAGTCGGCCGAGCGGCCCGCCGCCCCGACGCGTAAGCCGGGGGCGGACGCACGACCGCAGGTGCGTACGGTCGGCACCGGCTGGACCACGGTGATCGAGGCGCGGACCGGCGAGGCCCTGCCGACGGGCGCCGCGGCGGGCGCGACCGGCGGGGCGAAGGACCCGGCCGGCGGTGCGATCGCCGGTGGGCTGGGGTCGCTGCCGGCGGTCCGCGGTGACTGGGGCAGCGGCCGACTGCTGACCGGCAAGCTGTTCAGCGTGCTGCTCACCGACGACGGTCGGGTGCTGGCCGGCGCGGTGACTCCGGAGCGGCTCTACGAGGTGGCCCGGGGCTGACCCGGGCCGTCACCCGGCGAGTCCGCCGGGACCATGGGGCGCCGCCGGCGAACATCGCCGGCGGCGCTCGCCGTCTCGGGCGGTCGGGCCGCGCCGGCTCAGGGGTTCGCGGCGCGGGCCGTGATCAGGTCCCGGACGAGGGCGAGCGGCGGCCAGCCGCCGCGGCCCCGGCGGGTGACCGCGTACGAGCGCAGCCGCACCTCCGGGCCGGTGAGCGGGAGCAGGCGGACGCCTGGCAGGGTCGGCTGGTCGGCCGGCAGCAGCCCGACGCCCAGCCCGGCGACGATCATGTCCTGGACCAGTTCCAGGCTGTCCGCGCGGTGCTCGACGCGGGGCACGAAGTCCGCCAGGGAGGCGACGGCGCGCACCACCAGTTCGTCGGCGCTGTTGCGGGAGTTGACGATCCAGGGGTGGGCCGCGAACCGGCGGAAGACCTCGGGGGACATGCCGGTGGCGCCCGGCGCGTCGGCCGGCACGCCCAGGCTCCACAGGGCGGACCAGAGCGGGGTGGCCTCGACGGTGGGACCGGCGGGCGCCGGGGCGAGGCGGTAGTCGTAGGTGAGCGCCAGGTCGACCTCGTCCGCCGCGAGCAGCGCGTACGCCTCTGCCGGCTCGTGTTCGTGGATGCGCAGCCGGACCGCCGGGTGGTGGGCCGCGAGGTCTGCGGTGACCGGGAGCAGCGAGCGGCGGACGGCGGTGGCGAAGCCGGCGACGCGGACCGTGCCAGCCGGCTCGGCCTGCGGGTCGAGGTCCAGCCGGGCCGCGTCGACGGCGGCGAGGATCGTCACGGCGTGCCCGGCGAGGCGCCGCCCCGCGGGGGTGAGCCGGACCCGCCGCCCGGACGGCTCGATCAGGTCGGCGCCGACCTCGCGGGCCAGCACGGCGAGCTGCTGGGAGACCGTGGAGGTGGTCACGCCGAGCTCCTCGGCGACCTCCCGCATCGAGCCCAGCCGGGCCAGCTCGTGCAGCAGGCGGAGGCGGCGCAGGTCCATCCCGGCATTGTTCAGTAATGTCGAACACTACGTCCAGCAATGACACGTGGACGTGAACAGTGTGGCGGCGGTCTACTGGGCCCATGACTCCCACCCGCGCCGGTTCGGCGATGGCCCTCGCCTCGATGATGCTCGTGCAGCTCGGGTTGGCCGCCTCGGTCGGCCTCTTCGACCAGGTCGGCCCCGAGGGTGCCGCCTGGCTCCGGCTGGCCTGGGCCGGGGTGCTGCTCGTGGTCCTGGTCCGTCCACGCCCGTCCGCGTTCACCCGCTCCGCGCTGTACGCCTGCCTGGCGCTCGGTGTGGTGACCGCCGGGGTCACCATCCTGTTCATGGCCGCGGTGGCCCGGCTGCCCCTGGGTACGGCCAGCGCGCTCGAGTTCCTCGGCCCGCTCGGGGTCGCGGTGGTCCGGGGCCGGGGCGGCACGAAGCTCTGGCCGGTGCTCGCCGGCGTCGGGGTGCTGCTGCTCACCGAGCCGTGGCGGGGCGGCGCCGACCTGGTGGGCGTGGGGTACGCGCTGGCCGCCGGCGCCTGCTGGGCGGCGTACATCCTGCTCACCCAGCGGGTCGGCGACGAGGTCTCCGGGCTCCGCGGCCTGGCCGTCTCGATGCCGGCGGCCGCCCTGGTGGCCACCGTGGTCGTCGGGCCGTCGGTCGTTCCGGACCTGACCGGGGAGGTGCTGCTCGCGGGTCTGGGCCTGGCCTTGCTGCTGCCGGTGATCCCGTTCGCGCTGGAGCTGCTCGCGCTGCGCCGGCTGACCACCGCCGCCTTCGGCACCCTGATGAGCCTGGAGCCGGCGATCGCCCTGGTCGTCGGCCTGGTCGCGTTGCGCCAGGTGCCGGGGGTCGCGCCGCTGCTGGGCGTCGCGTTCGTGGTGGTCGCCGGCATCGGCGCGGAACGCACCGGCGGGCGGACGGAGGTGGCGGAGCCCGTGCGACGTGACGCGCCCGACGGGCTTGGTCGGGCCCGCGCCGACGCGCTATCTTTCACTGTTCACGCACAAAAAAGAACGGCTGTGAAAAGCCGTTCTGACACCGAATTCTAATTCTTAGGGAGACGGCTTGTCAAGGCACTCCGGAGTTACCGGCGAATTGCCGCTCGACGACGAGATCGGCCGCGAGCAGGAGTACGTCTCGATGCTCTACGGTCGGCTGGACGGCCTGCGTGACCAGGCCGCCCGCCGGCTCACCGAGGAGTTGCGGGCGACCGGTGGCACCCTCCAGGCCCGCTCCCAGCGCGACAGTTCGGTGACCATGTACGCGGAGCAGGTCGAGCAGTTCTCGGCGGTCGAGAACGGGCTGTGTTTCGGCCGGCTCGACGGCGACGACGGCGCGCGACACTACGTCGGCCGGATCGGCATCTTCGACACCACCGGCGACTACGACCCGCTGCTGATGGACTGGCGCGCCCCGGCCGCCCGCCCGTTCTACCTGGCGACGGCCGCGAACCCGCAGGGCGTACGCCGGCGCCGGCACCTGCGGACCCGGCAGCGGAAGGTCACCGGGCTCAACGACGAGGTGCTGGACATCGCCAGCGCCTCCCCCACCGCGCACGAGGAGCTGACCGGTGAGGCGTCGCTGCTCGCCGCGCTCAACGCCGGCCGGACCGGCCGGATGCGCGACATCGTCGAGACCATCCAGGCCGAGCAGGACGAGATCATCCGCGCGGACCTGCCCGGGGTGCTCGTCGTCCAGGGCGGCCCGGGCACCGGCAAGACCGCGGTGGCGCTGCACCGGGCCGCGTACCTGCTCTACACGCACCGGCGGGAGCTCTCCACCCGGGGTGTGCTGCTGGTCGGCCCGAACGCGACGTTCCTGCGCTACATCTCGCAGGTGCTCCCGGCGCTCGCCGAGACCGGTGTGCTGCTGCGCACCCAGGCCGACCTGTTCCCCGGGGTGCGGGCCCGCCGGGTGGAGTCCGCCGAGGCCGCCGCGCTGAAGGGCCGGACGGTCATGGTCGACGTGCTGACCGCGGCCGTCCGGGACCGGCAGCGGGTGCCGGACGAGCCGATGCAGATCGAGGTCGAGCGGGAGGCGCTGACCCTCGACCCGGAGGTCGTCCGGGCGGCCCGCGACCGGGCCCGCCGCTCGGGGCGGCCGCACAACCTGGCCCGCGCGCTCTTCGACGTCGAGGTGGTGCACGCGCTCGCCGACCAGGTGGCCGAGCGCATCGGCGCCGACCCGCTCGGCGGTGAGAACCTGCTCGACGAGGCCGACCGCGCAGAGATCCGTCGCGAGCTGCGCGACGAGCCGGAGCTGCGGGCGGCACTGGACGAGCTGTGGCCGGTGCTCACCCCGCAGCGGCTGCTCGCCGACCTGTACGCCGACCCGGACCGGATCGCCACCGCCGCGCCCTCGCTGACCGACGCGGAGCGGGCCCTGCTGCACCGGGAGCCGGGCGGCTGGACGCCGGCCGACGTGCCGCTGCTGGACGAGGCGGCCGAGCTGCTGGGTGAGGACGAGCGCGCCGCGGCGGCCCGCCGCGAGCGGATCCGGTCGCTGCAACTGGAGTACGCGGAGGGCGTGCTCGAGATCGCCCGGGGTTCCCGGTCGATCGATGTGGAGGACGAGGCGGACGGCGGTGAGATCCTCGGCGTCACCGACCTGATCGACGCCGACCGGCTGCTGGAACGGCAGGAGGAGTCGGACCGGTTGACCACCGCGCAGCGGGCGGCGGCGGACCGCAGCTGGGCGTTCGGGCACGTGATCGTCGACGAGGCGCAGGAGCTGTCGCCGATGGCGTGGCGACTGCTCATGCGGCGCTGCCCGAGCCGGTCGATGACGATCGTCGGGGACGTGGCGCAGACGGGAGCGCTCGCCGGCACCCCGTCCTGGCGGGAGGCGCTGACGCCGTACGTGGCGGACCGGTGGCGGCTCACCGAGCTGACGGTCAGCTACCGCACCCCGGCGGAGATCATGGCGGTCGCCGCGGACCTGCTCACCGAGATCGACGCGTCGCTGCGGCCGCCCCGCTCCGTACGGGAGAGCGGCTTCCCGCCGTGGGACCGCACGGTGGCCGCGGACCGGTTGGCGGCGGAGCTGGTCGACGCGGCCGGCCGGGAGGCGGCCGATCTCACCGACGGCCGGCTCGGGGTGATCGTCCCGGCGGGGCTGGTCGACGAGGTGGCCGCGGCGGTCACGGCCGCGCTGCCGGAGGCGGCCGTCGGTGACCAGCCCGAGCTGGAGAGCCGGGTGGTGGTGCTCACGGTGGCCCAGGCGAAGGGCCTGGAGTTCGACTCGGTACTGGTCGCCGACCCGGACCGGATCGTGGCGGAGTCGCCGCGCGGACGCAGCGATCTGTACGTCGCGCTGACCCGCGCCACCCAGCGCCTCGGCGTGCTCCGCGTGGAGGGGTGACGCGAGGGAGATCCATACCACTGGGGCCCGGCCGACCGGAGCCCGCCCACCCCATGACCGTCCAGTGTGGAATGCGAGCATGTGCCGCATGGATATCTACGAGGACGCCCGTGCCGTGTCGCGGGCCGACCTGGCCGCCTGGCTGCGTCAGCTGGCCAACCAGCTGGAGTCCGACGGCAAGATCTTCTACGGGGCGGCGGGCGCGGTCGCGGTCGCCGATCGCGTGACGTGCGAGCTGGAGATCGAGCGCGACGACGACGAGGTCTCGGTCGAGATCGAGTTCTCCTGGACGGAGCCCGCTCCGGCGGCACCGGCGAAGCCGGCCGAGCAGGACACCGCCGAGGAGGACACCGCCGCGCAGGCGGCCAAGGAGTCCGACGAGGCCACGCCGGCGGCGTGAGGCACGGTCCGCCGGAGGGTCACCGGTCACCCGGGCGCCCTCCGGCGTACCACCCGATATCTGTCCGCAGTGGACGGCGCGGCGGTGGTCCCGGTTCGTGGATGACCTAGGCTGCTGCGCGGTCCACGGGCGGGTTGAGGAGATTCATGACGGGCGCCGTTCGCGATCGCGCACACCGGCTGGCCGACGTGTGCGGCCGACTCGCCGGCAGCTCCTGGTTCGGCCTGGCGAGCTTCGGGGTCATCGTCGTCAACTCCGTGGCGCTCGGCCTGGAGACGTACGGCGGGCTGGTGGTGGTCGTCGGGCCGTCGCTGCGGCTCGTCGAGTACGCCTGTCTGGGCTATTTCGTGCTCGAACTGCTGGTGCGGTTCGGGGCGCACCTGACGGCTCCCGCCGGGTTCCTCCGCGACCGGTGGAACGTGTTCGACCTGGTGATCGTCGCCGCGCCGCTGCTGCCCGGGCTGCGGGAGAACGTGACGATCCTGCGGTTGCTGCGCCTGGCCCGCATCGTCCGCGCGTTCCGCCTCTTCCCCAGCCTGCGGGTGATCCTGGTCGGGATCCGCCGCAGCATCCCCGGGCTCGGCAGCTTCCTGCTGGTCACCCTGCTGGTGCTCTACGGGTACGCGATGATCGGCTGGATGCTCTTCGGCGCGTCGTACCCGGAGCGTTACGGCACGGTCGGGCAGGCGATGCTCACGCTGTTCCTGCTGCTGTCGCTGGACGGGATCACCGACACTCTCCAGGCGGGCCGGGAGGTCACCGAGTGGGCGGTGCTGTACTACGTCTCCTACATGATCGCCGCCTGCTACCTGCTCACCAATCTGCTCGTCGGGGTGGTCCTGCGCGCCCTGGAGGAGGCACACCAGGAGGAGCGCGCGGCCGATCGGAGCGACCGGCCGGACGTCCGCGAGGAGCGGGACGCCCCGTCCGTCCACGCGCAGCTCGCGCAACTACGGGCGATCATCAGCGACCTGGAGCGACGGCTTCCGGACAGCGGCGACGAGCCGGAGCCGGCACCCGACGGGCCGGCCCCGCCGACGGCCGAGCGGGCGCCCGACGTGGCCGCGCTGACCGGGTGACCGGAATCGCCACCGTCCGATGTGGAGGGAACTCGGGACAGGTGATGTAATGCACCCCGGTTGATCCATATCTGGGCGGGATGTCCCGTCCGGGATACCGAAGGAGCACGCATGCCCGTCACCGCCGACCTGACCAAGCTGGTCGACAAGGCATACCAGGACAAGACCCTCGCCGAACTGGTCGACGCACCGGTGGCCGCGCTCGCCGGGGTCAGCGAGAGCGACGCCAAGCTGCTCAAGCAGGCCTTCAACATCACCACCGTCGGTGACCTCGGCCGCAACCCGTACTTCCGCACCGCGCAGGCCCTGGTCTCCCTGGCTCCCGCCAAGTAGCCCACGACGGCACGGTGCCCGACGGAGCACCGCCGGGCACCGTGCCGAGCCGTGCGGTCACTGGGACGGATCGTTCTCGGTGGTGAAGTTGCCGACCTGACTCGCGGAGCTGGACTGGTCGCTGGTGCTGCCGCCGGCCGGTGTGCTCATGCCACCGGTCGTGGCGTCGCCGGTGGTCGTCGGCGCGACCTTGCCCCGGTGCCGCTCCGGCTGCCGGGCCACCCGGCGTACGCTCGCCGGCCCCGCGGTGCCACCGGTCGTGGTGATCGCGCCCTGACCGGCGACCGGACCACCGTCGCGCAGCACCGTCGGGTCGACCCGCACGTGCGCCGGGTCGCCCGGATCCTCATCCTGGATCACCCGTTGCACGTCGGTGCGCGGCACCGTCACCTCGTCGACGGCGCCCTTTCCGTAGATCCCGCCGGCGATCCGGTCCTCGGCCCGCCGGGCGGCTTCCTGTCGCATGTCGTCCTCACGCACGTGACACCACCTCGCAGAAACGTCGGTCTCTCTGCGTGCCCGCCGCCGGCCGGCCCAAACACCGCCGGCCCACCGTCCGCCCGGGTTCACCCGAACGTCTCCCGATGGCTGCCTGCGCGCCGTTCCCGCTACCCATGCTGTCCGGCGGACCGGCGGGACTGGCCCGCCGGAGGAGGAGTGACAGCGTGCGCACAGTACGCCGTATCGCGGTCGCGGCCCTGGCCGCCACGACCGTGACGACCGGGCTCGCGGCGCCCGCCGGCGCCACCCCGCGTCCGGACCGGACATTCGACCTGCAGGCCCACCGCGGCGGTCTCGGCCTGCGCGTGGAGAACACCCTCGCCTCGTTCGGCAACGCCCTCCAACTCG
This genomic stretch from Micromonospora krabiensis harbors:
- a CDS encoding sensor histidine kinase, whose translation is MAIGVLGLSVGLALGGLVLIGVLGFVLQRSVDNEAFRTADAVALLAAEDALPDPLPVAGGQLRVQVVDAQGRVRAASIDADRLVPMVRAERLEPDQRQRLVVSGERVGLAGPVRVVTVPAGTAADPLTVLVAKSLSDVRHSTHVVGTILLVSFPLLVAVLAAVAWRVVGATLRPVEALRRGAEEITGRAGPGRLPVPASRDEVHRLAVTLNGMLDRLESARQRQRAFVADAAHELRSPVTNIRTELEVAQRLGDRTDWAAVTDNLLADTERLSRLVDDLLLLARLDESDAAPSTGAASASSGAAGVGARAVGPVELGDLIATVAARYPSPPVRVEPPGEPLWTVGHPDELRRVLTNVVDNAVRHARTRVVLAVGTEGAYHRVTVTDDGPGIPPADRERVFDRFTRLDDARARDAGGAGLGLAIVRELVRRSGGTVTLGDADGPGLRVSLRLPALPATDEGR
- a CDS encoding response regulator transcription factor is translated as MRLLVVEDEARLAAALQRGLQAEGFAVDVAPTGPAGLDAARGGGYDAMILDVMLPGLSGYEVVRRLRAEEHWIPVLMLSAKDGEYDQADGLDCGADDYLTKPFSYVVLLARLRALLRRGAPERPTVLAVGDLRLDPARRRVTRADVEVALTAREFALLDYLMRRPGEVVSKTELLDHVWDASVETAPNAVEVYVGYLRRKIGRERLETVRGAGYRLAT
- a CDS encoding LolA family protein, with product MSVLKSRPVLRWVVPAVAAATVIGGGAAIGTFAAEAEPSLPPRTAAQLLVDLQTAQLDGLSGTVVQRADLGLPPIAGLLGGTNDLTALVTGTHTLRVWHSGPDKQRIALLDTLGEKNVVRNGRDLWTWDSRRKEASHRLLGTGAGERGAHEGGAPEVPLTPQEAADKALAAVDPSTAVSVGRAATVAGRDAYELVLEPRDKTSLVHQLRVAIDAREHVPLRFEVFATGSDQPAFEVAFTQVDFRRPDADQFSFNPPPGVTVREESAERPAAPTRKPGADARPQVRTVGTGWTTVIEARTGEALPTGAAAGATGGAKDPAGGAIAGGLGSLPAVRGDWGSGRLLTGKLFSVLLTDDGRVLAGAVTPERLYEVARG
- a CDS encoding LysR family transcriptional regulator, with the translated sequence MDLRRLRLLHELARLGSMREVAEELGVTTSTVSQQLAVLAREVGADLIEPSGRRVRLTPAGRRLAGHAVTILAAVDAARLDLDPQAEPAGTVRVAGFATAVRRSLLPVTADLAAHHPAVRLRIHEHEPAEAYALLAADEVDLALTYDYRLAPAPAGPTVEATPLWSALWSLGVPADAPGATGMSPEVFRRFAAHPWIVNSRNSADELVVRAVASLADFVPRVEHRADSLELVQDMIVAGLGVGLLPADQPTLPGVRLLPLTGPEVRLRSYAVTRRGRGGWPPLALVRDLITARAANP
- a CDS encoding EamA family transporter; this encodes MTPTRAGSAMALASMMLVQLGLAASVGLFDQVGPEGAAWLRLAWAGVLLVVLVRPRPSAFTRSALYACLALGVVTAGVTILFMAAVARLPLGTASALEFLGPLGVAVVRGRGGTKLWPVLAGVGVLLLTEPWRGGADLVGVGYALAAGACWAAYILLTQRVGDEVSGLRGLAVSMPAAALVATVVVGPSVVPDLTGEVLLAGLGLALLLPVIPFALELLALRRLTTAAFGTLMSLEPAIALVVGLVALRQVPGVAPLLGVAFVVVAGIGAERTGGRTEVAEPVRRDAPDGLGRARADALSFTVHAQKRTAVKSRSDTEF
- a CDS encoding HelD family protein, translating into MLYGRLDGLRDQAARRLTEELRATGGTLQARSQRDSSVTMYAEQVEQFSAVENGLCFGRLDGDDGARHYVGRIGIFDTTGDYDPLLMDWRAPAARPFYLATAANPQGVRRRRHLRTRQRKVTGLNDEVLDIASASPTAHEELTGEASLLAALNAGRTGRMRDIVETIQAEQDEIIRADLPGVLVVQGGPGTGKTAVALHRAAYLLYTHRRELSTRGVLLVGPNATFLRYISQVLPALAETGVLLRTQADLFPGVRARRVESAEAAALKGRTVMVDVLTAAVRDRQRVPDEPMQIEVEREALTLDPEVVRAARDRARRSGRPHNLARALFDVEVVHALADQVAERIGADPLGGENLLDEADRAEIRRELRDEPELRAALDELWPVLTPQRLLADLYADPDRIATAAPSLTDAERALLHREPGGWTPADVPLLDEAAELLGEDERAAAARRERIRSLQLEYAEGVLEIARGSRSIDVEDEADGGEILGVTDLIDADRLLERQEESDRLTTAQRAAADRSWAFGHVIVDEAQELSPMAWRLLMRRCPSRSMTIVGDVAQTGALAGTPSWREALTPYVADRWRLTELTVSYRTPAEIMAVAADLLTEIDASLRPPRSVRESGFPPWDRTVAADRLAAELVDAAGREAADLTDGRLGVIVPAGLVDEVAAAVTAALPEAAVGDQPELESRVVVLTVAQAKGLEFDSVLVADPDRIVAESPRGRSDLYVALTRATQRLGVLRVEG
- a CDS encoding amphi-Trp domain-containing protein, with amino-acid sequence MDIYEDARAVSRADLAAWLRQLANQLESDGKIFYGAAGAVAVADRVTCELEIERDDDEVSVEIEFSWTEPAPAAPAKPAEQDTAEEDTAAQAAKESDEATPAA
- a CDS encoding ion transporter, with protein sequence MTGAVRDRAHRLADVCGRLAGSSWFGLASFGVIVVNSVALGLETYGGLVVVVGPSLRLVEYACLGYFVLELLVRFGAHLTAPAGFLRDRWNVFDLVIVAAPLLPGLRENVTILRLLRLARIVRAFRLFPSLRVILVGIRRSIPGLGSFLLVTLLVLYGYAMIGWMLFGASYPERYGTVGQAMLTLFLLLSLDGITDTLQAGREVTEWAVLYYVSYMIAACYLLTNLLVGVVLRALEEAHQEERAADRSDRPDVREERDAPSVHAQLAQLRAIISDLERRLPDSGDEPEPAPDGPAPPTAERAPDVAALTG